A single genomic interval of Deltaproteobacteria bacterium harbors:
- a CDS encoding alpha/beta fold hydrolase — protein sequence MPVLILAFLLAAAPPAPETPSSTVEGMGPAPGVPSLLQSGVPAIPADLKSRTGQYLNARSAALADVSDDGSALLITTRFASTAQLHVVEMPLGMRTQITFADEPVNAARFQPGDPQIVWYLQDKGGGEFYQLFRLDRRSGRSELLTDGKSRHQSLTLSRDGKRVAFSSTQRNGKDTDVYVADASSPKNARRVTEAEGTWAPVEFSRDGARLLVVHERSIQDADLFALDVSSGKLTQLSPKEGKASVIAARWSADGKGVYLVTDRWSDFNQLYLLDGQGNHTALAADVKWDVEDLAVSDDGSRVAFATNEDGASRLYVLDRQRHAQQIALPGNAVIENFEFPRHRADQLAVTFQTATQPADVYQIDLRGMRVVRWTRSEVGGLDPSTFVDAQLVRYPAGGGAGTMPAFLYKPRGATGKLPVVVIWHGGPEGQSRPTFSSFVQLLASELRLAVLLPNVRGSAGYGKAYLAADDGAKREQALQDIPATLDFIARQPELDASRVGVYGGSYGGYMTLATAAFQGRRVRAAVDVVGISNLVTFLQNTQAYRRDLRRAEYGDERDPAVRAVQERISPLLSVDKIEAELFVQQGYNDPRVPRSEAEQIVKAVRGRGKDVWYLLGMNEGHGFAKKENRDYATAAIALFLQQKLLEPMKTN from the coding sequence ATGCCGGTTCTCATCCTCGCGTTCCTGCTTGCCGCTGCCCCGCCCGCACCCGAGACTCCTTCTTCCACCGTCGAGGGAATGGGACCTGCGCCGGGCGTTCCCAGCCTGCTCCAGAGCGGGGTGCCGGCGATCCCCGCGGATCTCAAATCGCGCACCGGCCAGTACCTGAACGCGCGCTCCGCCGCGCTGGCGGACGTCTCAGATGACGGCAGTGCGCTGCTCATCACCACGCGCTTCGCTTCCACCGCCCAGCTGCACGTCGTCGAGATGCCCCTCGGCATGCGCACGCAGATCACCTTCGCGGACGAGCCGGTCAACGCGGCAAGGTTCCAGCCAGGCGATCCCCAGATCGTCTGGTACCTGCAGGACAAAGGCGGCGGCGAGTTCTACCAGCTCTTCCGGCTCGACCGGCGCTCGGGACGATCCGAGCTGCTCACCGATGGCAAGAGCCGCCACCAGTCGCTGACCCTCTCTCGCGACGGCAAGCGGGTCGCCTTTTCCAGCACGCAACGCAACGGAAAGGACACCGATGTCTACGTCGCCGACGCCAGCTCGCCAAAGAACGCGCGGCGGGTCACCGAGGCGGAAGGGACTTGGGCGCCGGTGGAGTTCTCGCGCGACGGCGCGCGGCTCCTGGTCGTTCACGAGCGCAGCATCCAGGACGCCGATCTGTTCGCTCTGGACGTGTCGTCGGGGAAGCTGACGCAGCTCTCACCGAAAGAAGGCAAGGCGAGTGTGATCGCTGCGCGGTGGAGCGCGGACGGCAAGGGCGTGTACCTCGTCACCGATCGCTGGAGCGACTTCAACCAGCTCTACCTGCTCGACGGGCAGGGCAACCATACCGCGCTCGCGGCAGACGTGAAGTGGGACGTCGAGGACCTGGCGGTGTCGGACGACGGGTCGCGGGTGGCCTTCGCCACCAACGAGGACGGGGCGTCGCGGCTCTACGTTCTCGATCGGCAGCGCCACGCGCAGCAGATCGCGCTGCCAGGCAACGCGGTGATCGAGAACTTCGAATTTCCACGGCACCGCGCCGATCAGCTCGCAGTGACGTTCCAGACGGCGACGCAGCCTGCCGACGTCTACCAGATCGACCTGCGCGGAATGCGCGTGGTCCGCTGGACGCGGTCGGAGGTCGGTGGGCTCGACCCGTCGACGTTCGTCGATGCGCAGCTCGTCCGCTATCCCGCCGGCGGCGGCGCGGGGACCATGCCGGCGTTCCTGTACAAGCCCCGCGGCGCGACGGGCAAGCTGCCGGTGGTCGTCATCTGGCATGGCGGTCCGGAAGGGCAGAGCCGTCCCACGTTCTCGTCCTTCGTTCAGCTCCTGGCTTCGGAGCTACGGCTAGCGGTGTTGCTGCCGAACGTTCGCGGGTCAGCGGGGTACGGCAAGGCGTATCTCGCCGCCGACGACGGCGCGAAGCGGGAGCAGGCGCTGCAGGACATCCCGGCGACGCTGGATTTCATCGCCAGGCAGCCCGAGCTCGATGCCTCTCGCGTCGGCGTCTACGGCGGCAGCTACGGCGGATACATGACACTGGCCACCGCTGCCTTCCAGGGCCGCCGCGTCCGGGCGGCGGTCGACGTGGTCGGCATCTCGAACCTGGTCACCTTCCTGCAGAACACACAGGCATACCGGCGCGATCTGCGACGCGCCGAATACGGCGATGAGCGCGACCCGGCGGTGCGGGCCGTGCAAGAGCGGATCTCGCCCTTGCTCAGCGTCGACAAGATCGAGGCGGAGCTGTTCGTGCAGCAGGGGTACAACGACCCGCGCGTTCCGCGCAGCGAGGCGGAGCAGATCGTCAAGGCGGTCCGCGGACGCGGGAAGGACGTCTGGTACCTGCTCGGCATGAACGAAGGTCACGGCTTCGCGAAGAAGGAGAATCGCGACTACGCGACCGCCGCCATCGCTCTCTTCCTGCAGCAGAAGCTGTTGGAGCCAATGAAGACGAACTGA
- a CDS encoding deaminase yields the protein MRKIIVGAQVSIDGVMQAPGGPTEDPTKAFKFGGWAMPYFDQAGGEEVHRVFKEKFDLLLGRKTYEIFAAYWPYYEEDAPHGSIAKLFKDIKKYAVSRSGEVDTSWAGSVLLRDIADVKRLKQEDGPNLATQGSTELVHALLANDLVDAMSIFTVPVVLGGGKKLFADGSAPHSFKLTRSRVSPNGLIVGHYEREGEIKIGDTTLDSPSEREIARRKRMKREG from the coding sequence TCCATCGATGGCGTCATGCAAGCGCCCGGCGGGCCGACCGAGGATCCGACCAAGGCCTTCAAGTTCGGCGGCTGGGCGATGCCCTATTTCGATCAAGCGGGCGGCGAAGAGGTCCACCGCGTCTTCAAGGAGAAATTCGACCTGCTGCTCGGCCGCAAGACCTACGAGATTTTCGCCGCGTACTGGCCCTACTACGAAGAAGACGCTCCCCATGGCAGCATCGCCAAGCTGTTCAAGGACATCAAGAAGTACGCGGTTTCGCGCTCAGGCGAGGTCGATACGAGCTGGGCAGGCTCAGTGCTCCTGCGCGACATCGCCGACGTGAAGCGCCTGAAGCAGGAAGACGGCCCGAACCTCGCCACCCAGGGCAGTACCGAACTCGTCCACGCGCTGCTCGCCAATGACCTGGTCGACGCTATGAGCATCTTCACAGTGCCGGTCGTGCTTGGCGGCGGCAAAAAGCTGTTCGCCGACGGCTCGGCGCCGCATTCTTTCAAGCTGACCAGGTCCCGCGTCTCTCCAAATGGCCTGATCGTCGGCCATTACGAGCGAGAGGGTGAGATCAAGATTGGCGACACTACGCTCGATTCCCCCAGCGAACGTGAGATTGCCCGCCGGAAGCGCATGAAGCGCGAGGGCTAA